The Iamia sp. SCSIO 61187 genomic sequence ACGCTCCAGCGCGCGCTGCGCTCCCGCTTCGCGCCCCAGGGGCGCTACTCCCACCAGGAGGCCACCTTGCCGCAGTTCAACACCTGGTTGGTGCCCCGCTACCAGCGCCACCTCGAGCGGCTGGGCACACCCGTGACGATCGGGCCTCGATGAGCACCGACCCGACCGACCTCGGCGCCACCACCTTCGTGCGGCCCGACGCCGCCCCGAAGGTCGTCCGCTTCGACCACATGGTGCTGCGGGTCGCCGACCCCGAGCGCTCGGTGGCGTGGTACCGCGACCGGCTGGGCCTCGAGGTGGAGCGCCTGGAGGAGTACCGACGGGGAGAGGTGCCGTTCCCCTCGGTGCGGATCGACGAGGGCACGGTGCTCGACCTCGACGCCCGCAAGGAGCACACCGGGCACAACGTCGACCACTTCTGCCTCGAGGTGGAGGAGCTCGACCTCGACGCCCTCATCGCCTCGGGGCGCTTCGACGTCGTGGGCCCGCCCGTCCGGCGCTGGGGCGCCCGGGGCGAGGCCGACCTCGTCTACGTCCGCGACCCCGACGGCCACGTGATCGAGCTCCGGCACTACGGGCCGGCGAAGGGCTACGGCTACCACTCGCCGTCGTGACCTCGGCCCCACCCACGACGATCCCACCCCCGGCCCGACCGGTGCCGTTCGTGCGGTCGACGGGCACCGGCGTCGTCGGCGCCCAGGTCCCCGACGCCGTCGCCGTCGGGGCCGCCCTCCTCGCCCGGGGTGGGAACGCCTACGACGCCGCCCTGGCGGCCGCGTTCATCGAGACGGTGGTGATGCCGCCGAAGTGCGGGCTGGCGGGAGACCTGGTCGCCCTGGTCGTCGCGCCCGACGGTCGGGCCCGGTCCCTCGTGGCGATCGGGCCCACCCCGGCCGGGCTCGCCGCCGCCACCGGACCGACCGGACCACCGCTCACCGGACCGCTCGCCGTCGGTGTCCCCGGGGCACCCGCGGGGTACGCCGCCCTGGCGGCCCGGGCCACGCGGCCCCTCGCCGAGCTGGTCGCGCCCGCCGCCGCCCTGGCCCGGCGCGGGGTGCTCGTGGGCCCGGTGCTGGCCCGGCTGGTCGCGGCCAGCGCTCCGCTCCTGCGCCAGCACCAGCCCGACGGGTGCGCCTACCTGCCCGACGACCGACCTCCGGCGGAGGGTGACCGCATCTTGCTGCCCGGTCTGGCCGATGCCCTGGACGACCTGGCCCGCCGAGGGGCAGAGCTGTTCGGCGGGCCCCTGGGCGACGAGCTGCTCGCGACCGTGGGGCCCGCCGGGGGCGTCATCGACCGGGTCGACCTCACCGCCGGCGCCCGGTCGGCGCACTGGCACCCCGCGCCCTGGACCACCGTCGGCGCCGGCGCCGTGTGCACGACCCCCGCCCCGACCTACGGCCCCCTCCTCCTCGACGCCCTGGAGGCGGTGGCCGCCGGATCCGACGTCCTCGGCGCCGTCACCGCGGCGGTGTCCCGCCGCGACCGGCTCGCAACCGACGACGGGACCTCGGTCGTGGCCGCAGCCGACGCGGACGGCACCGCCGTGGTCGTCGTCCACTCCAACTCGTTCCCCGAGTTCGGCGCCGGGCTCGTCCTGCCGACGTCCGGCCTGGTGCTGGGCAACCGGCCGGGTCGGGGGTTCCGGGGTCCCGCCGCCGGTGCGGGCAGCCGGCCCCCCACCACCCTCCACGCCTGGGCCCGGCGCACCGACGACGGTCACCTCGCCGTCGGTGCCACCTCGGGCGGGGAGGACCAGGTCGTGTGGAACACGCAGCTGCTCGGACCCGTCCTGGACCTCGAGGGTGCGGCCGCGACCGAGGCCATCCGGACGGGGTTGGGCGCCCCACGGTGGGCGTCGGCCGTGGACGGTGCGGTGCGCGCCGAGCCCGGCGCGCCCGTCGAGGGCGTCCCCGTCCGGCCGATCGGCGAGGTCCGCTCCGCCCACGTGGTGGTGGGTCGCGACGACCGCGGCTGGTGGGCGGCGGCCGATCGACGCCAGACGACGGCGGTCGCCGCCCCCGCTCGCAGGGCGGACCCGTGACCGGCGCCGACCTCGCCCTCCTGCTCGTCGCCGGCTTCGCCGCCGGGACCGTCAACGGGGCCGCCGGCGGCGGCTCGCTCGTGTCGTTCCCCGCCCTGCTGGCGACCGGGCAGGGTGCGGTGACCGCCAACGTCACGTCGACGGTCGGGATCTTGTCGGGGTACCTGGGTGGTGTGGTCGGCCACCGCGCCGAGCTGCACGACCAGGGCGATCGGGTGCGCGCCCTGCTCCCGGTGTCGGTCAGCGGCGCCGCGGTGGGGGCGGCCGCCCTCCTCCTGACACCCGAGGGGGCGTTCGACGTCGCCGCCCCCTGGCTGATCC encodes the following:
- a CDS encoding VOC family protein — encoded protein: MSTDPTDLGATTFVRPDAAPKVVRFDHMVLRVADPERSVAWYRDRLGLEVERLEEYRRGEVPFPSVRIDEGTVLDLDARKEHTGHNVDHFCLEVEELDLDALIASGRFDVVGPPVRRWGARGEADLVYVRDPDGHVIELRHYGPAKGYGYHSPS
- a CDS encoding gamma-glutamyltransferase produces the protein MTSAPPTTIPPPARPVPFVRSTGTGVVGAQVPDAVAVGAALLARGGNAYDAALAAAFIETVVMPPKCGLAGDLVALVVAPDGRARSLVAIGPTPAGLAAATGPTGPPLTGPLAVGVPGAPAGYAALAARATRPLAELVAPAAALARRGVLVGPVLARLVAASAPLLRQHQPDGCAYLPDDRPPAEGDRILLPGLADALDDLARRGAELFGGPLGDELLATVGPAGGVIDRVDLTAGARSAHWHPAPWTTVGAGAVCTTPAPTYGPLLLDALEAVAAGSDVLGAVTAAVSRRDRLATDDGTSVVAAADADGTAVVVVHSNSFPEFGAGLVLPTSGLVLGNRPGRGFRGPAAGAGSRPPTTLHAWARRTDDGHLAVGATSGGEDQVVWNTQLLGPVLDLEGAAATEAIRTGLGAPRWASAVDGAVRAEPGAPVEGVPVRPIGEVRSAHVVVGRDDRGWWAAADRRQTTAVAAPARRADP